From one Stieleria sp. JC731 genomic stretch:
- a CDS encoding PEP-CTERM sorting domain-containing protein — MKRLLIYVACAFAFVGTVDRQARADITNFLDWHPIADPADPGFSSTATASAASLFALDQPIAAGVDIGFASIDGSTVASSSDGNYFSSESSFSIAIDYRWEFAGSPQGILALGFGIGEDVAGENSAGIGVVSNNGSPFLTYAGGARVNDADLPAEPLTGTPAELEGTLFVSFDAPSGDVTVGASTSAGAGTPDETRTFAGVQNLWAGDDLMVSFFMRSDQQFIFPNWQGGQSEAVFSNFRLLSGTAVAIPEPSSAMLLSSLGIVCVVRRRRRPVG, encoded by the coding sequence ATGAAAAGATTGCTGATCTATGTTGCCTGTGCATTCGCCTTCGTTGGAACGGTCGATCGCCAAGCACGCGCTGATATTACGAACTTCTTAGATTGGCATCCGATTGCTGATCCTGCCGATCCAGGTTTCAGTTCGACGGCAACCGCCAGTGCGGCAAGCTTGTTTGCTTTGGATCAGCCGATCGCTGCCGGAGTCGATATCGGCTTCGCAAGCATCGATGGCTCGACGGTCGCCAGTTCGTCGGACGGAAACTATTTTTCGTCAGAGTCCAGTTTCTCGATCGCGATTGACTATCGCTGGGAATTCGCAGGGTCACCGCAAGGCATCTTGGCGTTGGGGTTCGGAATCGGTGAAGACGTCGCGGGTGAAAATTCGGCTGGGATCGGCGTGGTTTCCAATAATGGATCGCCATTTTTGACCTATGCCGGCGGAGCCCGCGTGAACGATGCCGATCTTCCTGCGGAGCCTTTAACCGGCACTCCGGCTGAATTGGAAGGAACATTGTTTGTCTCATTTGACGCCCCGTCCGGAGATGTGACCGTTGGAGCGTCAACGTCGGCAGGAGCCGGGACGCCCGACGAAACCCGTACGTTCGCTGGCGTGCAGAACCTATGGGCAGGTGACGACTTGATGGTTTCCTTTTTTATGCGAAGCGATCAACAATTCATTTTCCCAAACTGGCAGGGCGGTCAGTCGGAAGCCGTGTTCAGCAATTTCCGCCTGCTGTCCGGTACGGCGGTCGCAATTCCAGAACCCTCATCTGCCATGCTGTTATCATCGTTGGGAATCGTCTGCGTCGTGCGACGTCGGAGACGACCTGTCGGTTAA
- a CDS encoding right-handed parallel beta-helix repeat-containing protein translates to MNRFHFIPSVMCAAFLLALFAQVSSSNDCCAATVEDLAGDGQTDDSAAIQALIDESQGSVRFRKGVYRLTRTVVIDLAKVGWTSLSGDGVAQFRMEGPGPAFKVIGNHGGTASPATVDQAIWDRERSPMIDAIEIVGAHSEACGIEAQGTMQLTLTRVVVRKAKDAIRLVKRNRNTILSECHLYENRGVGVFLDGVNLHQINIANCHISYNAGGGVVAKRSEIRNLQITGCDIEGNFVADKVNGETNTEPTANVWLDSSESSIGEVAIVGCTIQHAHEVPGSANIRINGFSEVRKFTDERRTGNITIANNILSDVQTNVHLVDVRGVTITGNTMWKGYSTNVIAKGCDQLVFTGNLYDRNPRYHYGDGASAKLGVLIEDCSNVTATAEHFGGETDHMADLQVRRCDGVNIVGCTFAAVSKFGIALDSVQFAQITGCLFTGMNEDAKQIQSLGDSDFEYRNNRFRVKSLRSE, encoded by the coding sequence ATGAACCGATTTCACTTCATACCCTCGGTCATGTGTGCGGCTTTCTTGCTTGCCCTGTTCGCACAGGTTTCATCAAGCAACGATTGTTGCGCTGCCACTGTAGAAGACTTGGCTGGGGATGGGCAAACCGATGACAGTGCAGCCATTCAAGCATTGATCGACGAATCACAAGGCTCGGTTCGTTTTCGGAAAGGCGTCTATCGCTTGACCCGCACCGTTGTGATTGATCTTGCGAAGGTCGGTTGGACCAGCCTTTCTGGCGATGGGGTGGCGCAGTTTCGTATGGAAGGACCCGGGCCGGCTTTTAAAGTCATTGGGAACCACGGCGGAACCGCAAGTCCGGCGACTGTTGACCAAGCCATTTGGGATCGTGAACGGTCGCCAATGATTGATGCGATCGAAATTGTTGGCGCCCATTCAGAAGCCTGCGGCATCGAAGCACAAGGCACGATGCAGCTGACCCTGACACGTGTGGTTGTTCGTAAGGCTAAGGACGCGATACGACTGGTCAAACGCAACCGCAATACGATCCTGTCGGAATGCCATCTATATGAAAACCGCGGCGTCGGCGTTTTTCTCGATGGCGTCAATTTGCACCAAATCAACATCGCCAATTGCCATATCAGCTACAACGCCGGTGGCGGTGTCGTTGCGAAACGCAGCGAGATTCGGAACTTGCAAATCACAGGCTGCGACATTGAAGGGAATTTCGTTGCAGACAAAGTGAATGGTGAAACAAACACTGAACCCACCGCAAACGTGTGGCTCGATTCAAGCGAATCTTCCATCGGCGAAGTCGCGATTGTGGGTTGCACGATCCAACATGCACACGAAGTCCCCGGCTCGGCCAATATCAGAATCAACGGATTCTCCGAAGTGCGCAAGTTCACCGACGAACGCCGAACCGGAAACATCACGATCGCAAACAATATCCTATCCGACGTTCAAACGAACGTTCATCTGGTTGATGTTCGCGGCGTCACGATTACGGGTAATACAATGTGGAAGGGGTATTCCACAAACGTGATCGCAAAAGGTTGCGATCAACTGGTCTTTACCGGCAATCTCTATGACCGGAACCCTCGCTATCACTATGGCGATGGTGCGAGCGCGAAATTGGGTGTGTTGATCGAAGACTGCAGCAACGTTACCGCCACCGCCGAGCATTTCGGCGGTGAAACGGATCACATGGCAGATCTACAGGTACGTCGTTGCGACGGAGTGAATATCGTCGGGTGCACCTTTGCAGCCGTCTCGAAATTCGGAATCGCTTTGGACTCAGTTCAGTTTGCTCAAATCACCGGTTGTCTCTTCACAGGAATGAATGAAGACGCAAAACAGATCCAAAGCCTGGGCGACAGTGACTTTGAATATCGCAACAACCGCTTCCGTGTGAAATCGCTTCGGTCCGAGTAG
- a CDS encoding dihydrolipoyl dehydrogenase family protein: MLKREHQHSAGASSSIETFDLVVLGSGPAAKSVAEDASESGHRVALVESRRFGGTCALRGCNPKKVLTNAALLLDRMRSAKGSLFESTEIKTDWKTLHRFQREFTDPVAENTESNLNDKGIATFQGEASFIDQNTIRVHSGRDDRTVKAAKFLIATGATPRPLDFAGSEFLTRSDQFLALEQIPKRILFVGGGYISMEFGHVACALGCEVTIVEQSEQLMKGFDPDLVEQLKAWSIRKGIRFQTGARIESIHHMNNGSLEIATDGKDVIHADMAVHGAGRIPNIQSLNLESAGIEYSDDGIQVDSFLRSTNCPHVFAAGDCADNGGAMLTPVANEDAYVVSKNLFADEPSHRPDYKGIASAAFTCPPIASVGCSERQARQDGYEIDVHKRDTSTWGSVRKTGLPCAGYKVIVDRSNDQILGAHLLGVGAEDQINLFALAIKHGIDTRAIKSMPFAYPTLTADLKRMV, from the coding sequence ATGCTTAAACGCGAACACCAGCACAGCGCAGGCGCATCATCTTCTATAGAGACGTTTGATCTAGTGGTGCTTGGCAGCGGGCCTGCGGCTAAATCGGTTGCCGAGGATGCGAGCGAAAGCGGTCACCGAGTGGCCTTGGTGGAGAGTCGCCGTTTTGGCGGAACGTGTGCGCTACGCGGTTGTAACCCAAAGAAGGTCTTGACCAATGCAGCTCTGCTGCTGGATCGAATGCGCTCGGCCAAAGGTTCCCTGTTCGAATCCACTGAGATTAAAACGGACTGGAAAACTCTGCATCGATTCCAAAGGGAGTTTACCGATCCGGTCGCCGAAAACACCGAATCGAATTTGAATGACAAAGGTATCGCGACGTTTCAAGGCGAAGCAAGTTTTATTGATCAGAACACAATTCGCGTTCACTCGGGAAGGGACGATCGGACGGTGAAGGCTGCGAAGTTTTTGATCGCGACCGGAGCCACGCCGAGGCCGCTTGATTTTGCGGGTAGTGAATTCTTAACGAGAAGTGATCAGTTTCTCGCACTCGAACAAATCCCGAAACGCATCCTATTTGTCGGTGGCGGGTACATCTCGATGGAATTCGGCCACGTTGCTTGCGCGTTAGGTTGTGAAGTCACTATCGTCGAACAATCCGAACAGTTGATGAAAGGTTTTGATCCCGACTTGGTTGAACAGCTAAAAGCATGGTCAATTCGGAAGGGGATTCGATTCCAAACTGGAGCACGCATTGAATCAATCCATCATATGAACAACGGGTCGCTTGAGATCGCGACCGATGGAAAGGATGTGATCCATGCTGATATGGCGGTGCACGGAGCTGGCCGGATTCCAAACATTCAGTCACTGAATCTGGAAAGCGCTGGGATTGAGTATTCGGACGACGGGATTCAGGTCGATTCATTTCTGCGATCAACCAACTGCCCTCACGTTTTTGCAGCAGGGGATTGTGCCGACAACGGTGGCGCGATGTTAACGCCGGTTGCGAACGAAGATGCCTATGTCGTCAGTAAGAATCTATTTGCTGATGAACCTTCGCATCGACCGGACTATAAAGGAATCGCATCGGCAGCGTTTACATGTCCGCCGATCGCTTCGGTCGGTTGCTCAGAACGCCAAGCGAGACAGGACGGCTACGAGATTGATGTTCATAAACGTGATACGTCAACCTGGGGTAGCGTACGGAAGACCGGCTTGCCATGCGCAGGCTACAAAGTCATCGTGGATCGATCGAATGATCAAATCTTAGGGGCACACTTGTTGGGCGTCGGTGCTGAAGATCAGATCAACCTATTCGCATTAGCGATCAAACATGGCATCGACACGAGGGCCATCAAATCGATGCCGTTTGCATACCCAACGCTGACGGCGGACTTGAAACGAATGGTATAA
- a CDS encoding DUF1559 domain-containing protein encodes MKSSFDAFVLLKWAIVLVSIKFFVAILWQYRWYFPPDFDLSPFLAGRRHSFSGWYAASFYLHIFVSPIALALGTFLMFSPTKGEKHRRIGKVQSMVVLFGVVPSGLLMSQQAYGGSVAEAAFIAQSITTGVTMLMAAHFAMRRDFDRHQLWAKRCYLMLWSPLLLRAIAGVMIVTGWESTQSYQANAWISWLLPLICFEVHLRWVGDRTTKGDELRSDQRSAVGRLDLNRTSRRLSKAFTIIEVLVILAVIGVLVGLLLPSVRTAREAARRMSCSNNIKQIGLAIHNYHSAYKQLPKQMDGTFAATHQSQSDRDHNGYRLSFLVGLLPFAEQQRLWEEITDGEKSVTMGPPPWSNEFKPWTTEVPTWRCPSDPGIGSPGLARTNFAACLGDAIEGLQHGAARWDSRLSAWVSVDTEQLDATGRGAFVPRKVIAFEDILDGLSNTIIGAEIATDLGDGDIRTAPLQVEELQVIVDQPNWCKDRRDPDNPSVWNDYQDQLEQRFGALDRRRGLRWADGAALYTGMNTILPPNREISLSGGDAGIGMLASSSRHYGGTHVLMGDGAVIFITDSIDCGDLDSGTVVLHGEDGRAPGSPSPYGIWGALGTRQSKEVIDEQINR; translated from the coding sequence ATGAAATCTAGTTTCGACGCGTTCGTGTTGTTGAAATGGGCGATAGTCCTTGTCTCAATCAAATTCTTCGTCGCGATCCTATGGCAGTACCGTTGGTACTTTCCGCCTGATTTCGACCTGTCGCCCTTTCTAGCCGGGCGCAGGCATTCGTTCAGTGGCTGGTATGCAGCTTCGTTTTACCTGCACATCTTTGTCAGTCCGATCGCATTGGCGCTAGGAACCTTCTTGATGTTTTCGCCGACGAAAGGGGAAAAACATCGACGGATCGGGAAGGTACAAAGCATGGTGGTGCTCTTTGGTGTGGTTCCGTCGGGACTGTTGATGAGCCAGCAAGCTTATGGAGGATCTGTCGCGGAAGCTGCTTTCATCGCACAATCGATCACGACAGGCGTCACCATGTTGATGGCGGCGCATTTTGCAATGCGTCGGGATTTCGATCGGCATCAGCTCTGGGCAAAGCGATGTTATTTGATGCTGTGGTCACCGTTGCTTTTGCGAGCGATCGCTGGAGTGATGATCGTGACCGGATGGGAATCGACGCAATCGTATCAAGCCAATGCGTGGATCAGTTGGTTGCTTCCGTTGATCTGTTTTGAAGTGCATCTTCGTTGGGTAGGCGACCGGACTACGAAAGGCGACGAACTTCGATCTGATCAGCGTTCGGCCGTTGGCCGACTAGATTTGAATCGAACCAGTCGTCGATTGTCAAAAGCGTTCACGATCATTGAGGTACTGGTCATTCTTGCCGTGATTGGGGTTCTCGTCGGCCTATTGCTTCCCAGTGTCAGGACGGCTCGCGAAGCGGCGCGGCGGATGAGTTGTTCAAACAACATCAAGCAGATTGGGTTGGCGATTCACAACTACCATTCGGCATACAAGCAGTTGCCAAAACAAATGGATGGAACGTTTGCGGCGACCCATCAGTCCCAGTCTGACCGTGATCACAACGGCTATCGATTAAGTTTCCTCGTTGGCCTGCTGCCATTTGCCGAGCAGCAACGCCTATGGGAAGAAATCACAGACGGCGAAAAGTCAGTCACGATGGGGCCGCCACCATGGAGCAATGAATTCAAGCCATGGACGACCGAAGTGCCAACATGGCGTTGTCCCTCTGATCCTGGAATCGGGTCGCCGGGGCTGGCGCGAACCAATTTTGCAGCATGCCTGGGTGATGCGATTGAAGGGTTGCAGCACGGGGCTGCCCGTTGGGATTCGAGGCTTTCCGCTTGGGTGTCCGTCGACACCGAACAGCTGGATGCGACAGGTCGCGGGGCGTTCGTGCCTCGAAAAGTCATCGCGTTTGAAGACATTCTTGATGGTCTTTCTAACACCATCATTGGTGCGGAGATCGCGACCGATTTGGGTGACGGTGATATTCGCACGGCGCCACTTCAGGTGGAAGAACTGCAGGTGATTGTCGATCAACCCAATTGGTGCAAGGATCGACGAGATCCCGATAACCCATCGGTTTGGAACGACTATCAAGACCAGCTGGAGCAGCGATTCGGAGCGCTCGATCGTCGTCGAGGGTTACGATGGGCCGATGGTGCAGCGTTGTACACGGGCATGAACACAATCCTTCCGCCCAATCGTGAGATCAGTCTGTCCGGCGGTGACGCCGGTATCGGGATGTTGGCTTCATCGAGTCGTCACTACGGCGGCACCCATGTATTGATGGGCGACGGCGCGGTCATTTTCATCACCGATTCGATCGACTGTGGCGATCTGGATTCAGGCACGGTGGTTTTGCATGGGGAAGATGGCCGTGCACCGGGATCTCCCAGCCCCTACGGCATCTGGGGTGCT